The following proteins are co-located in the Streptomyces sp. NBC_00435 genome:
- a CDS encoding HAMP domain-containing sensor histidine kinase translates to MADARGGRRSRMAAGALLFVLERAQRGRESISQEVPDGWICLQPVVLPGDEVAVIENFVPEAELTRGVKESWAVMAFLAVGLIAGSVLVTDRLGSKVVRSSRRLAQASRALGQGDLDTRVEPMGPTELRDAGVAFNAMAHRMTELLAVERELVADQGRSCCLDLTQEPTAVALSDDDVAAVVDALIGNVFRHTPAGAPFGIRVMRTAQAVELVVEDGGPGIPDPDRAPSRGSSTGSTGLGLDIAQRAASATGGTMRITRGPLGGAHITVTFTLAPPAPSGHRSRISRHRGR, encoded by the coding sequence GCGGACGCCCGCGGCGGGCGCCGCAGCCGCATGGCGGCCGGCGCGCTCCTGTTCGTCCTCGAACGGGCGCAGCGGGGACGCGAGTCGATCTCGCAGGAGGTCCCGGACGGTTGGATCTGCCTGCAGCCGGTGGTGCTGCCGGGTGACGAGGTGGCCGTCATCGAGAACTTCGTGCCCGAAGCGGAACTCACCCGCGGGGTGAAGGAGTCGTGGGCGGTGATGGCCTTTCTCGCGGTGGGGCTGATCGCCGGCTCCGTCCTGGTCACCGACCGGCTCGGCTCGAAGGTCGTCCGCTCCTCCAGGAGACTCGCGCAGGCGTCCCGCGCGCTCGGCCAGGGCGACCTGGACACCCGCGTGGAGCCCATGGGCCCCACGGAGCTGCGGGACGCGGGTGTCGCCTTCAACGCGATGGCCCACCGGATGACCGAGCTGCTCGCCGTCGAACGCGAACTCGTCGCCGACCAGGGCCGGTCCTGCTGCCTCGACCTCACCCAGGAGCCGACGGCCGTCGCCCTCTCCGACGACGACGTCGCCGCCGTGGTGGACGCGCTCATCGGGAACGTGTTCCGCCACACCCCCGCCGGGGCCCCCTTCGGCATCCGCGTCATGCGCACGGCCCAAGCCGTGGAACTGGTCGTGGAGGACGGCGGACCGGGCATCCCGGATCCGGACCGGGCCCCCTCCCGCGGCAGCAGCACCGGTTCCACCGGACTGGGGCTCGACATCGCCCAACGGGCCGCGAGCGCGACGGGCGGCACCATGCGCATCACCCGGGGACCGCTCGGAGGTGCGCACATCACGGTGACGTTCACCCTGGCCCCACCCGCCCCGTCCGGACACCGCTCCCGCATCTCCCGCCACCGCGGACGGTAG